CATTTCAAGTGTTAGATGAAAAAGGTAATGTAGAAAACGAATTTTTCTTACCAGATATATTCAAAGATATAATTCTTTATATTCCAGATGCCAGAGATGAGTTTGACTTTAGAATAGTAGTAGAAACACAATCCGTATTACTGTCATGCCCAGTAGTTTCAGGGGGAGAATTAAATATAACTGTGGGAGTATTTATAATTGTTAAAGTTGTAGGTACAGTACAGCTTCTTATTCCAACATTTGGATACTGTCCACCACCACCAGCTTGTGAAGAGTTTAGCCCAGAAGATATATGTGACATGTTCGATAATATAGAATTCCCCGACAATTTTTTCCCACCACAATTAGGTGACAATCAACCACCAGTACAAAATTGGGAATAGGAGCTTAGGCTCCTTTTTTATTTGTCAAATTTTAATAAAATTATATATTTATTTTCTAAGAATGTTGACAATACTACTTGGGTATAATATACTAAAAAGGAAAACCGACTGAAGTAGTTGGAATTAAAAAGAGGTGGTAATATGAAGCTTTCAACAAAAGGAAGATATGGCCTTATGGCAATGTTTCAACTTGCTTTAGAGTTTGGTGATGAGCCAATATCATTAAAATATATAGCTGATAAACAGGGACTTTCTGAGAATTATTTGGAGCAATTGTTTTCAAGTCTAAAAAGAGACGGACTTATTCAAAGTGTTAGAGGTGCACAGGGAGGATATATGCTTACTAGAGAACCTAAAAATATTACCGTAGGACAGGTTCTTAGGAGTTTAGAAGGAAGTTTAGCACCTGCAGACTGTGTTTTGCATGACACTGACTGTTCTAAAGAGGAAAATTGTGCCACTAAATTGGTTATGGTTAAAATAAAGGATAGTATTGATTCTGTTGTTGACTCAATCACATTAGAAGATATGGTTGAAGACGCATTATACAATAAAAGTAATTAGGAGGAGTACAATGGGAAAAAATATATACATGGATAACTCAGCTACAACTGCCTTAAGAAAAGATGTGTTAGATGAAATGTTACCTTATTTTACTGAAAAATACGGAAATCCATCAAGTATTTATTCTTTAGGATCTTTGTCAAAAGTTGCAGTAGAGAAAGCAAGAGAACAGGTAGCAAAAGTATTGAATGCGGATAAAAATGAGATATTTTTTACTGCTGGTGGTTCAGAATCTGATAATTGGGCTATTAAGGGTATAGCTTTAAAAAATAAAAGCAAAGGTAATCATATAATCACAACAAAAATTGAACATCATGCAGTTTTACATACATGCGAATTCTTGGAGAAGAATGGATTCGAAGTAACGTATCTAAACGTTGATAATGACGGCTTAATAGATTTAAATGAGCTTAAAGCAGCTATAACTGACAAAACAATTCTTATAACAATAATGTTTGCAAATAATGAGATTGGAACAATACAACCTATTGAAGAAATAGGTAAAATTGCCAAAGATAATAATATTTATTTCCATACAGATGCAGTTCAAGCTATTGGAAATCTTAGAATTGATGTTAAAGAAATGAATATTGATTTATTATCACTCTCAGCTCATAAATTCTATGGACCGAAGGGTGTTGGTGTCCTATATATAAAAAAAGGCACAAAAATTGATTCATTAATAGCAGGTGGAGCTCAAGAAAGGAATAAGAGAGCGGGAACTGAAAATGTACCTGGAATTGTTGGATTAGGTAAAGCAATTGAATTAGCATATGAAAATCTTGATGAAAAAAATGATAGTTTAATAGAACTTAGGGAAAGATTAATTTCTAAAATACAAGAAAATATTAAATATGTAAGATTAAATGGTCATAGAACTAAAAGATTACCTGGTAATGTTAATTTCTGTTTTGAATTTATTGAAGGAGAATCTTTACTACTTAGCCTTGACATGGAAGGGATAGCAGCATCTAGTGGTTCTGCTTGTACATCTGGATCTTTAGATCCATCACATGTACTATTAGCTATCGGTCTACCCCACGAAATAGCACATGGTTCTCTGAGATTGTCTCTAGGTATTCATAACACAGAGGAAGAAGTGGATTATGTAGTAGAGAAACTTGTTGAAATAGTAGATAGACTTAGAAAGATGTCACCATTATATGATAAGATAAAGATTACGGAGGGAAAATAATGTATTCAGAAAAGGTTATGGAGCA
The DNA window shown above is from Tissierella sp. Yu-01 and carries:
- a CDS encoding Rrf2 family transcriptional regulator, translating into MKLSTKGRYGLMAMFQLALEFGDEPISLKYIADKQGLSENYLEQLFSSLKRDGLIQSVRGAQGGYMLTREPKNITVGQVLRSLEGSLAPADCVLHDTDCSKEENCATKLVMVKIKDSIDSVVDSITLEDMVEDALYNKSN
- the nifS gene encoding cysteine desulfurase NifS, with product MGKNIYMDNSATTALRKDVLDEMLPYFTEKYGNPSSIYSLGSLSKVAVEKAREQVAKVLNADKNEIFFTAGGSESDNWAIKGIALKNKSKGNHIITTKIEHHAVLHTCEFLEKNGFEVTYLNVDNDGLIDLNELKAAITDKTILITIMFANNEIGTIQPIEEIGKIAKDNNIYFHTDAVQAIGNLRIDVKEMNIDLLSLSAHKFYGPKGVGVLYIKKGTKIDSLIAGGAQERNKRAGTENVPGIVGLGKAIELAYENLDEKNDSLIELRERLISKIQENIKYVRLNGHRTKRLPGNVNFCFEFIEGESLLLSLDMEGIAASSGSACTSGSLDPSHVLLAIGLPHEIAHGSLRLSLGIHNTEEEVDYVVEKLVEIVDRLRKMSPLYDKIKITEGK